From a single Oncorhynchus nerka isolate Pitt River linkage group LG11, Oner_Uvic_2.0, whole genome shotgun sequence genomic region:
- the LOC115125889 gene encoding LOW QUALITY PROTEIN: SLIT and NTRK-like protein 3 (The sequence of the model RefSeq protein was modified relative to this genomic sequence to represent the inferred CDS: inserted 1 base in 1 codon): protein MLWVTLLSTIALGWTTPIPLLEDSEEIDEPCFEPCYCQVKEGVFHVHCDSKGFTNVSQISQIWTRPFKLNLQRNSMRKLYVNSFLHLNNAVSINLGNNALQDIHAGAFNGLGILKRLFLHENKLEVFRNDTFLGLESLEYLQADYNVIKRIESGAFRHLHKLRVLILNDNLIPVLPCYLFRSVSLTHLDLRGNRLKTLPYKGTLEYVGRSLMEIQLEENPWICECDIVQLKTWLERIPYTALVGEITCEYPFHLHGKDLREIKRSELCPLLSDVEIEVKLGIPRSPFNNENTWPTKPSSMLSSFHNTASSVEYKERHVKPTKRPRPTKNSPTPRSLYPGQNQPPIAGYQTRXPIPIVCPSGCMCNLHINDLGLTVNCKEKGFHNISELLPRPLNAKKLYLSGNLIQKIYRSDFWNFSSLDLLHLGNNRISYVQEGAFINLPNLKSLYLNGNDIERLTPGMFRGLQTLSYLYFEYNVIREIQPASFSLMPSLQLVFLNDNLLRTLPTDAFAGTSLARLNLRNNYFLSLPVRGVLEHLHSIVQVDLHQNPWDCSCDIIPLKSWMEKLSSVIMVSDVICKTPDFAFGKDLRSLDAEIICPEMKYSSGPSPALIPSDDMTTGSSGLGEAGGRGPVPLSVLILSLLVLFISAVFVAAGLFAFVLRRRKKLPFRKRSEVDLTGIQMQCRIFEDPPRQTSSGSIGSPEKPPSGHTHTHSHTHGHVGHTHSHGHVYDYIPHPVTQMCNNPIYKPREGEIGEQFAETKENNSNYRTLLEKEREWTLAMSNSQLNTIVTVNHNTGDKSGFHENGGLCPTVIDSQRPKPTVGFVDCLYGTVPKLKDMHVAHAHPPGMQYPDLQQDARLKETLLFTAGKGCFPDPSQSDYLELRAKLQTKPDYLEVLEKSYRF, encoded by the exons ATGCTGTGGGTTACCTTGCTGAGCACCATAGCCTTAGGATGGACCACCCCAATCCCACTGCTGGAGGACTCGGAGGAGATCGACGAGCCCTGCTTCGAGCCCTGCTACTGCCAAGTCAAAGAGGGCGTCTTTCACGTCCACTGTGACAGCAAAGGATTTACGAACGTCAGTCAGATCTCCCAGATATGGACACGGCCCTTCAAACTCAACCTGCAGAGGAACTCCATGAGGAAGCTGTACGTCAACAGTTTTCTTCACCTCAACAACGCCGTGTCCATTAATCTGGGGAATAATGCGTTACAGGACATCCACGCCGGAGCATTTAACGGATTGGGAATTCTGAAACGGCTGTTCCTGCATGAGAACAAACTAGAGGTTTTCCGTAATGACACCTTCCTGGGTCTGGAAAGCTTGGAATACCTGCAGGCAGACTATAATGTCATCAAGAGGATAGAGAGTGGAGCGTTCAGGCACCTCCACAAACTCAGAGTGCTCATTCTAAATGACAATCTGATACCAGTCCTGCCCTGCTACCTATTTAGGTCGGTGTCACTAACACACCTGGACCTGAGGGGAAACCGTTTAAAGACTTTACCATATAAGGGCACGTTGGAATATGTGGGGCGGAGCCTGATGGAGATTCAGCTAGAGGAGAATCCATGGATCTGTGAGTGTGATATAGTTCAGCTAAAAACATGGTTGGAACGCATTCCCTACACAGCACTGGTAGGAGAGATCACCTGCGAGTACCCCTTCCACTTGCACGGGAAAGATTTACGAGAGATCAAACGCAGTGAGCTCTGTCCGTTACTTTCAGACGTGGAAATCGAGGTCAAACTGGGAATCCCCCGGTCTCCATTTAACAACGAGAACACGTGGCCAACGAAACCTTCCTCCATGCTGTCTTCGTTCCACAACACGGCGTCGTCTGTGGAGTACAAAGAGAGACATGTCAAACCCACCAAACGGCCCAGGCCCACCAAAAACTCTCCCACCCCTCGTAGTCTCTACCCCGGCCAGAACCAGCCCCCCATAGCTGGCTACCAGACCC CCCCCATCCCTATCGTCTGCCCTTCTGGGTGTATGTGCAACCTCCATATCAACGACCTGGGGCTAACGGTCAACTGTAAAGAGAAGGGCTTTCATAATATCTCAGAGCTCCTGCCCAGGCCCCTAAATGCCAAGAAACTTTACCTGAGCGGGAATCTAATACAGAAAATCTACCGGTCTGATTTCTGGAACTTTTCCAGTTTGGATTTACTACACTTGGGGAATAACCGTATATCGTATGTCCAGGAAGGGGCGTTTATCAACCTTCCCAACCTGAAGAGTTTGTATCTGAATGGGAACGACATTGAGAGGTTAACTCCCGGTATGTTCCGGGGCTTACAGACGTTGAGTTATCTTTATTTTGAGTATAACGTGATTCGTGAGATCCAGCCGGCGTCATTCTCTCTCATGCCCAGCCTTCAGCTTGTTTTCCTCAACGATAACCTCCTCCGCACCCTCCCGACCGACGCCTTCGCAGGCACAAGCCTGGCTCGACTCAACCTCCGCAATAACTACTTCCTGTCCCTGCCCGTGCGTGGTGTTCTAGAACACCTGCATTCCATCGTCCAGGTGGACCTTCATCAGAACCCCTGGGACTGCTCCTGTGACATCATCCCCCTCAAAAGctggatggagaagctgtcctctgtcatcatggttagtgatGTCATCTGTAAGACTCCGGATTTTGCCTTTGGGAAGGATCTGAGGTCGCTGGATGCTGAGATCATCTGTCCAGAGATGAAATACTCATCCGGACCCTCCCCAGCTCTCATCCCCTCTGATGACATGACCACCGGTAGCTCTGGTCTGGGGGAGGCTGGGGGGAGGGGGCCGGTGCCTCTATCAGTCCTCATCCTCAGTCTTCTCGTTCTGTTCATCTCAGCGGTTTTCGTGGCCGCGGGCCTCTTCGCCTTCGTCCTGCGGAGAAGGAAGAAGCTGCCCTTCCGGAAACGCTCTGAGGTGGATCTGACGGGAATCCAGATGCAGTGCAGGATATTCGAGGATCCGCCGAGACAGACCAGCAGTGGAAGCATAGGCTCACCAGAAAAGCCCCCCagcggacacacacatacacattcacacactcatgGTCACGTTggccacacacacagtcacggTCACGTCTATGATTACATTCCTCACCCTGTGACGCAGATGTGCAACAACCCCATTTACAAGCCCCGGGAGGGGGAGATAGGGGAGCAGTTTGCAGAAACAAAAGAGAACAACAGTAATTACCGAACCCtcttagagaaggagagagaatggaccCTAGCCATGTCTAACTCACAGCTCAACACTATCGTCACGGTAAACCACAATACAGGGGATAAATCCGGATTTCACGAGAATGGCGGACTGTGTCCCACCGTGATTGACAGCCAGAGACCCAAGCCGACTGTTGGCTTTGTAGACTGTCTGTATGGAACTGTCCCGAAACTAAAGGATATGCACGTGGCACACGCACACCCACCCGGTATGCAATACCCGGACTTACAACAGGACGCACGTCTCAAGGAGACGTTGCTGTTCACAGCGGGTAAAGGCTGCTTCCCTGACCCATCCCAAAGCGATTATCTTGAGTTAAGAGCCAAACTTCAAACAAAGCCGGATTACCTCGAAGTACTGGAGAAATCATATCGGTTCTAA